Proteins co-encoded in one Hyla sarda isolate aHylSar1 chromosome 4, aHylSar1.hap1, whole genome shotgun sequence genomic window:
- the LOC130368310 gene encoding nucleoporin NUP35-like, translating to MAAFFLEPLALGGEPMVTGSPTLPKPGASAQFLPGFLMGDLPTPVTPQPRQSLGFMEARSPGSGGGSPPQPVVPAPKKSSAPPVGSIYDDLFLPGLNTTPLSSRKQTTFTAGLPPTPLSPYTSSSVFRPAAIGQSREAMLSPAHMDPFYTQSNFSTSDDHLDNTWVTVYGFPQASASYILQQFAQYGNIIKHVMSSTGNWMHLEYHSKLQARNALSKDGKIFGDCIMIGVKPCIEKSLMECSEKASTSSMYSLVTPPAESVSSPHSGKRPLAAAYTTLTSPYQNSKESSEKASVSSTYSAVTPQVKSVSSPRSGMRPLAAAYRAFTSPYQVFLDRKTPKKNDSLISKSLEYLFGW from the exons GTGGAGAACCAATGGTAACAGGCTCGCCAACATTGCCGAAACCAGGGGCCAGTGCCCAGTTTTTGCCTGGTTTTCTAATGGGTGATCTTCCAACACCGGTGACTCCACAGCCCCGCCAGTCATTAGGATTTATGGAGGCACGATCTCCTGGATCGGGAG GTGGTTCTCCTCCTCAGCCTGTAGTTCCTGCTCCTAAGAAGAGTAGTGCACCCCCTGTTGGAAGCATATACGATGACCTTTTCCTTCCAGGTCTTAATACTACACCTTTAAGTTCCAGAAAGCAG ACTACTTTCACTGCAGGACTTCCACCAACTCCATTATCTCCATACACAT CTTCTAGTGTATTCCGTCCAGCTGCCATTGGGCAAAGTAGAGAAGCCATGTTATCACCTGCTCATATGGATCCATTTTACACACAAAGCAATTTTTCGACCTCAGATGACCATCTGGATAATACATGGGTTACGGTATATGG gtTTCCTCAAGCCTCTGCTTCTTACATCTTACAACAGTTTGCTCAGTATGGGAATATAATAAAACACGTG ATGTCAAGTACTGGAAACTGGATGCATTTGGAATACCATTCAAAGCTACAGGCAAGGAACGCTCTGAGTAAAGACGGCAAGATATTTGGGGATTGCATTATGATTGGTGTTAAACCTTGCATAGAGAAG AGTTTAATGGAATGTAGTGAGAAGGCATCTACGTCCTCAATGTATTCACTTGTCACACCACCAGCTGAAAGTGTCAGCTCTCCACATTCTGGAAAGAGACCTCTTGCTGCAGCCTACACGACTTTAACAAGCCCCTACCAG AATTCAAAAGAAAGTAGTGAGAAGGCATCTGTGTCCTCAACGTATTCAGCTGTCACACCACAAGTTAAAAGTGTCAGCTCTCCCCGTTCTGGAATGAGACCTCTTGCTGCAGCTTACAGGGCTTTTACTAGTCCCTACCAG gtGTTTTTGGACAGAAAGACTCCTAAAAAAAATGACTCGCTTATATCTAAATCTCTGGAATACCTCTTTGGATGGTAG